AATAATTCATGTCAACAATCATGACAAAAATGATATAATGACATAAACAAATATGTTttgccataataataataatttgttcttATTGTACAGAACAACGACCTAGAAGTTCACATACAGGATTTAAATTCACAGGAACAGACGCTTGTTGTAGAATTTTCAAACAACGATGATCAAACAACATCGATAGAAATTTCATCTGATGTGTCAGGTAAGTTGTAAACATAATATCTTAATTTTGAAATTGATGTTATAGATGGATTCCTCCAGATAAAAAGAAATACGGAAATTTTTCGACATCATGCTGTCTAGTAAAGTTGTTGACCGTATAGTAATTTCCTCTTTGTCGCGTGCAGTCTGGTTTAAGATGTTGATCATGAACAACCCTTTATTACCTTTTGAAATTTCAATGTTATAAAAATGATCGATTTCAAGGGTagattttaatatactttatgaTAATCATAAATAACGTTTATTGCTGTCTCATAAACTTCTAGGCCTATAagaacacacacaaaaaaacttttttcagtaaaaaaatgtcgttactgcagtaactacagtagATTCCTAAGGAAGAATCTGGTGGAGAATCGGATGTGGGATATCAATCTATGGTAGAATTTGTTTAGACAAGTTGATTTTTTCTTGCTAGTTGGAAGCATTATTGCTTTCAGTGGTGTTAGTGGACAGTCTATATCAACCACATTGATCATACCGGAATCAACGCAGCTAACCAGTATTTTACGGATTAAAACCAACATAACTACAAACTACAGCGGTAATTATTTCTTATTGTCACGTTATTTCTTGTTGTCACAACAGAAATCTTACTGTAGGCTCTACACCTGGCAtagattataataaaaaaacttcaaaaattcAATTCATGATATTTTGTTGAGTGTTTTATACTTTAAAAGAGGTGTATGCCAAATTGGTACATAACTTtgctattatttttatataacacaGATATTGTCATCTATTCGGTGTACTCGAAGACGGAAGAAGAAAGTGGATCAGTGGTTAATATTATAGAGTAAGATTGCGATTTGTAGCGCTGCTCAAAGAAATATGATTTataaggtcataggtcatacTAAATAGTAGTGTTTCTTCCGTAGAAAATAATCGTTTGATAACGATTATATGATTGATTAGAATACGACACTccaaatgatgatgatttttttttttttttgttaaatgtatATTAACTATAACATTAAACTTTTACAGGGGCGGTAACGCTACTCTTTACAGTGGAATATACAGTTACACTGTTTATGACGGTGTTGGCTACTCTTCAGTTTCAACTAATGTCACACACACATTTAAGCATTCGGGTGAGGTTAGTATTCatgcatatttatatatacattattattagcaTCATCCACACTTGTTGCATTCATTCCTATTCAGATCAGTTGCGTTACGTGATTGTGTTGCGTCTCTCTACCAGCGTGATTAAAACACACTCTAAATGAGTTAATATTACCAACATTGAAGTTACTTAGGAAAACAAACTTGTTAAAACTCATGGAACAATAAGCAAACGTTGTTAAACCTTATACAAAGAGCTCTACTGTTTCATAACAcgtttttaaattacatttaaatttcAGTACTTGTTAAATTTGGAGTTGAATGAAACTGAAGATGCGCAGCTAATTTGCACCTTTTGGGACGACATTCACAGGTTTGTAGTTTTACAAGATTAATATTCAAATACtcaaattaatttgtatttagtaGTTATACCGTATTACctgaaaaatgtataattttaatttgatgtgAAATAAATATCAGTAAAAACCGtctagtctaaagctctgtgacaaaaatatatggacatgatgatgtcatatcactactacaatCGTTAAGCATATCaaattatatggacatgatgatgtcatatcactactacaatCGTTAAGCATATCAAAGAgcttttaaagaaacaaaatgaaatgcTACTTTTTATTAATCTTTGCTCGTCGTTTCTAGGTCTTTCTCGACATACGGATGTGCCACTCACAATGACGCTGAAAATAATGTGACGTCATGCCTTTTTATTAATCTTTGCTCGTTGTTTCTAGGTCTTTCTCGACATACGGATGTGCCACTCACAATGACGCTGAAAATAATGTGACGTCATGCCAGTGCACTCATACTACCAATTTTGCGTTGCTTGTTCAAGTTACTGAAAACGAGGTTTGGaagttattttatattttatagtcCTAAAACcattatattaattgtgcttTTTTATAATTAGATTGGTATTTTATTATCATGCCTATGTTTCAGGTCTATTTCAAATAGGAAAACATacatatattaacattttaaacactACTACGATACTCCTGTTGAATTTGCATAAAATGTTGTGAGACCTTCTAGTTCTGATTTATTGTTAATCATTGGTAAACTTTCAATACAGTATTTGATAAGCAAATTTAAATTTAGTAGCAACGGAACTTGATATTAACAATTGGATGTATTGTGTGCGTCAACCCCCTCCCCCAAATGAAATTCATACTGACATTAACAAAATAACGCACATCATTTGACGAATGATGACTTAATTTAATATCCCTGAATCAATTTTTCAtaactttattttgttaatattccGTCATTAATCATTTTTCAATGATAGCCTACATCAATAAAACTAATAAACTTATATCATTGTGGTCGTCGGACAATAAGCATcataaaagaaattaatttaaaaacaaatcgtGGTGAGTCGTAATCATTATATAAGGCTAAATGCAACTGGTCACTCGCGGTTTCTTTCTGAGCAGTAATATAATACGCTTGGTCAGCGGTGCTCCGTTTTTTATTAGCGCCTAAATTTTCTCTGGTAGGCATAGCAGTATagataattatttttcattgactTAATAGGTCGAGGGTGTGCATGAAAACATCCTGAAGTACATCACACTGGTTGGTCTTTCAATTTCATTGGTTGCTTTGTTAATCACGTTGTTTGTGTACATTTTTCTCTGGTAATTTTGCCATACTTATTCTTTCTCCTGATTATTGGCGTTAGATTAGGAAGTTCACAGGGTACATCTGGAAAGCAAATCTGCtttcaacaaaacaaaatgatgtaggcctaccacaTATTCTATATAAGGAGCAATAGAGAATTCCATCAAAAAATTATTTAGTCTATGATTTCTGTATCGTACAATACCGTACAACTGTTGCTACTTCGTGATGTGTCTGATTAAACTTGTATAGCTAGCTCTAAATCGCTGAACTTATCACCCCATTCTATACGTCAAACCAACACACGTCCAGTACCAATATTTTAGTCCGCTACAGGAAATATATCGATTATTTTTAGGTTGATAGAATATGTAACATTaataatgtcttctttcttttattaaagGGAATTGTGGAACTGCCTTAGGAATAACATCCATAAGAACCTGGTTGCATGCATGGTTGTCTTTAATGCATTGTTTGTTTTTGGTGCCGATAAAACTGAACACGAGGTATAGTGTTACAAATGTTTCATAAACTTAGTGCCATTATCAGTTAATAATGTACCGTCTTAGAAAATGTTCAATTAGTATCAAAACATACGTTTTATTATGGTAttgcaaattaaaaaattgtactAGAAAAGTTCGAAATAAACATAATAGCATATCTCAACGTTTTTCTATATTATAAGATATTAAAGTAATTAGTGGACCCTGATGATATGTCAATATATCTTAATACTTTAATATCAAGTTCCGTTGCTACTAAATTTAAATTTGCTTATCAAATACTGTATTGAAAGTTTACcaataattaacaataaatcataactagacattattattatagaataaCATCACCGACGTCACTACTTAATTAAAGCAATAACACTActttaaaatgaaacaaatcGATATCTATGGTAAAACTAACATTTATTCTGTTCGTACAAAAGTGTGATATTTAGTTAGAAAAATGATAAAAGGTCTTTCTAAGGGACGTAgatatttaccatttttaggGTATGTTTATTGTAGCGACTTATGTCCCATTAAATGGTAATGATTTAGTTATTGGTACGGTAACtgcataataaaataacaacattgtCACTAATTTCAGGATAGTTGTCGTGTAATTGCTATACTGCTTCATTACTTCTTATTGTGTATGTTTACATGGATGGCGGCTGAAGCAGTCTACATACTAGATAAAGTGGTTCGCAAGACAACAAGCAAATGGAATAGACTGAAATATTATCTGATTGTCTGCTATTCGATTCCCGCCATTATCGTAGCAGTAACGATTTCTTTCTCACCGGACAATTATGCTACAGATGGAATGTAAGCCTTTATTTGATTAAACAacagtaatacaaaataaatgatttaatgGCTGCAAACGATTGTTTTGGTGTATAAGCTTAAAGTTTGTTGAACTTATTTCCCCGCCAGCACACAATCACCTGTAGGCTACATTATAAATAGTTTATGTAATAGATATTTCTTTGTATGGAAAATTAATCaatcttaattttttatatgaaatgaatatgaAATGATAAAGTTAATTCCTGTAACAATAACGAATCGCTGTATATCGTTCAGAAAGTACAGTCACATTACGAACAATAGGTATTGTGacaatgataatgtatgtacgtttttatttaattattatgagtGATTATACAGTCGTAAATGATCTTGTTTATTTCTAGCTGTTGGCTGGACGTCAGCAGTGGGGCGATATTTGCATTTCTGGTTCCAATGTACATTATCCTCATTGTAAGTTGAATAAGTTTAtttcagtttaataataattagccTACCCCTGAATGTCTACGGACACGTTCTTCATAAAGATATTTTCTTCTCTTCAGTACAGTAAATGTCCTTACATGTATGTACTATTGGACGATTGTTAAATAGTacatactattgcacgccatgtgatcCATACTCGTCCAATCAAATGGTAGGAAGTCATTTAGgttttacagtataataaatgttattacatGTATCCTATGAGCAAAATTGATTAACATGTGCGTGCTACGTGTTATAAAAAATTTTTACTAttagttttcttttttaataattttaataatgaaagaacaatgttttaaatttgtttatgaatttattggCAGTTTAATGTTATGGTGACATTAAAAGCTGTAAAAGTAATTTACGAAAGAAGTAAAGGAAGAGTGGCCAGTCATCCATTGGAATCAACATCAATGTCAAAACCAGTGAAGCAATCCACGGCAACAAAAACAGTCAAAGAAGCACACAAAGTAGAAAACCAGCAGATGAAGTAAGATAGAGTAGTCTACTGGTTATTAAGTAAGATAGAGTAGTCTACTGGTTATTAAGTAAGATAGAGTAGTCTACTGGTTATTAAGTAAGATAGAGTAGTCTACTGGTTATTAAGTAAGATAGAGTAGTCTACTGGTTATTAAGTAAGATAGAGTAGTCTACTGGTTATGAAGTAAGATAGAGTAGTCTACTGGTTATTAAGTAAGATAGAGTAGTCTACTGGTTATTAAGTAAGATAGAGTAGTCTACTGGTTATTAAGTAAGATAGAGTAGTCTACTGGTTATTAAGTAAGATAGAGTAGTCTACTGGTTATTAAGTAAGATAGAGTAGTCTACTGGTTATTAAGTAAGATAGAGTAGTCTACTGGTTATTAAGTAAGATAGAGTAGTCTACTGGTTATTAAGTAAGATAGAGTAGTCTACTGGTTATTAAGTAAGATAGAGTAGTCTACTGGTTATTAAGTAAGATAGAGTAGTCTACTGGTTATTAAGTAAGATAGAGTAGTCTACTGGTTATGAAGTAAGATAGAGTAGTCTACTGGTTATTAAGTAAGATAGAGTAGTCTACTGGTTATTAAGTAAGATAGAGTAGTCTACTGGTTATTAAGTAAGATAGAGTAGTCTACTGGTCATTAAGTAAGATAGAGTAGTCTACTGGTTATTAAGTAAGAT
The window above is part of the Antedon mediterranea chromosome 10, ecAntMedi1.1, whole genome shotgun sequence genome. Proteins encoded here:
- the LOC140061344 gene encoding uncharacterized protein; protein product: MERLYSNTLLRVIVMLSVYNYIHRVDCCDVMFGSSCYTFTCIVIGHPVDDYKSWTEVEQMCNNNGGNLVSFNTQDELESVKVEAEKLTTPCTNNFFIGLKRDADLPRTSAASWKWSSGESGTPIGTVLNWADGGEPNIGDAQNAGVYVTFDGESSKIFDLKKEEKESAVLGYICEKSDPTTLGMTTDVIETPTPLDLLTTDGENSYQDVEIVTVTDEVDVVESDEYTSIDEFTSSPEDEFETSADFTWLQTESEVGSRSTAETTMTSETSENPNYFSVENTDSVSAITTTDRHTTSSITTTTTTTVTTTKNNNDLEVHIQDLNSQEQTLVVEFSNNDDQTTSIEISSDVSVGSIIAFSGVSGQSISTTLIIPESTQLTSILRIKTNITTNYSDIVIYSVYSKTEEESGSVVNIIEGGNATLYSGIYSYTVYDGVGYSSVSTNVTHTFKHSGEYLLNLELNETEDAQLICTFWDDIHRSFSTYGCATHNDAENNVTSCLFINLCSLFLGLSRHTDVPLTMTLKIMELWNCLRNNIHKNLVACMVVFNALFVFGADKTEHEDSCRVIAILLHYFLLCMFTWMAAEAVYILDKVVRKTTSKWNRLKYYLIVCYSIPAIIVAVTISFSPDNYATDGICWLDVSSGAIFAFLVPMYIILIFNVMVTLKAVKVIYERSKGRVASHPLESTSMSKPVKQSTATKTVKEAHKVENQQMKRTLRGMLVLIPIFGLTWLFAIFAFDSEHVLFQYLFAISNSFQGVYIFIIYCLQDKKIIEAWNRKLGRRKRLNDMNSVEKTNSTNM